Proteins from a genomic interval of Ndongobacter massiliensis:
- a CDS encoding type II toxin-antitoxin system PemK/MazF family toxin: MKIRRGDIFFADLSPVVGSEQGGIRPVVVIQNDVGNRYSPTIIVAAITSQTNKSRLPTHVLVNAHTDLPKHSVILLEQIRTIDKRRLRERVGSFDAKILQEIEKALCISLGILQS, from the coding sequence CTGAAGATCCGACGGGGGGATATTTTCTTCGCGGATCTCAGTCCGGTGGTCGGATCGGAGCAGGGGGGAATTCGTCCGGTCGTCGTGATTCAAAATGACGTCGGGAATCGCTACAGTCCGACCATTATTGTGGCGGCGATTACCTCACAGACGAATAAAAGTCGGTTGCCCACTCATGTTTTGGTAAACGCGCATACGGATTTGCCGAAGCATTCGGTGATTTTATTAGAACAGATTCGCACCATCGATAAGAGGCGATTGCGGGAACGCGTGGGCTCTTTTGATGCGAAGATTTTGCAGGAAATTGAAAAGGCCCTGTGCATTTCCCTCGGCATTTTGCAATCCTAG
- the alr gene encoding alanine racemase, with translation MSANVLTIDAQALRFNVRAMRARAPEKFCFAVLKANAYGLGAVEVARILAQEMDGICVATPSEGYALRDAGLSHPILVLGYVAAGEVAPMVRLGIRPALFTRDAAQRFSEEAIRQGVICPVHIALDTGHSRIGFVADDPHTPDDIAAIAAMPGLRIEGVFSHFATADEEDATFTEIQTARFARVIDALRARGVDPGIRHLANDAGLLVHAPQTLFDGFRLGIGLYGVYPSDIVAKKTGIQLEPVASWSSVVSHVKTVEAGTTVSYGRLWKAPQRTRIATVQAGYADGLRRAMTGRAEVLIQGVRCPVRGAICMDQLMVEIGNLDVSVGDRVTIFGKDETGAELPVEELALWAGTIPYEILTGLSARLTRVYTHRTEDASDATSFFERGVTPCSGRNLC, from the coding sequence GTGAGTGCGAATGTTCTTACGATTGACGCGCAGGCGCTTCGCTTCAATGTCCGGGCAATGCGCGCACGAGCGCCCGAAAAATTTTGTTTTGCCGTTCTGAAAGCCAACGCGTACGGGCTCGGTGCCGTGGAAGTGGCGCGCATTCTTGCACAAGAGATGGACGGCATTTGCGTTGCCACGCCGTCGGAAGGCTACGCCCTGCGCGATGCGGGACTTTCTCATCCGATTTTGGTGTTGGGCTATGTGGCGGCGGGAGAAGTGGCGCCCATGGTGCGTCTCGGCATCCGTCCCGCGCTGTTTACGCGCGATGCCGCGCAGCGTTTTTCCGAGGAAGCAATTCGGCAAGGCGTCATCTGTCCGGTCCATATTGCATTGGATACGGGACACAGCCGCATCGGTTTTGTGGCGGACGATCCGCATACTCCGGACGATATCGCGGCCATCGCAGCGATGCCGGGGCTTCGTATCGAGGGCGTTTTTTCGCACTTTGCAACGGCGGATGAAGAAGATGCCACCTTTACGGAAATACAAACGGCGCGTTTCGCACGTGTAATCGATGCACTGCGAGCACGGGGGGTGGACCCGGGGATTCGTCACTTGGCGAATGATGCGGGTTTGTTGGTGCATGCACCGCAGACGCTTTTTGACGGGTTTCGGTTGGGCATCGGGCTTTATGGCGTTTATCCGTCGGATATCGTCGCGAAGAAAACGGGAATCCAGCTGGAACCCGTGGCATCCTGGTCTTCTGTCGTCAGTCATGTCAAGACGGTGGAAGCAGGAACGACAGTCAGTTACGGGCGTTTGTGGAAAGCACCGCAACGCACGCGCATCGCGACCGTGCAGGCGGGTTATGCCGACGGATTGCGCCGGGCGATGACCGGGCGCGCGGAGGTTTTGATACAGGGCGTCCGTTGTCCCGTGCGCGGCGCCATTTGCATGGACCAATTGATGGTGGAAATCGGAAATCTGGATGTTTCCGTCGGAGATCGTGTTACGATTTTTGGAAAAGATGAAACGGGGGCGGAACTTCCGGTGGAAGAACTCGCTCTTTGGGCGGGGACGATTCCCTATGAAATTCTAACGGGACTCTCTGCGCGTTTGACGCGCGTGTATACCCATCGGACGGAGGACGCCTCCGACGCGACATCTTTTTTTGAAAGGGGAGTTACGCCCTGCAGCGGGAGAAATTTATGCTGA
- the alr gene encoding alanine racemase, with protein MNVARGAAHSNARLIIRSDRMVENVTQLRQAFPNLFFFGVLKSNAYGLGAEVLAPLLEAHVDGFAVATAQEAFALRDAGVRKPILSFGYVEPQDVLPMVERGVRPAVDSFALAEAFSQAAQRCGKKAAIHLAVDTGHQRIGFIAGAPENRALYEKIAGLPNLRMEGTYSHLSTADEADPSFTEEQVARFAAEIAVQRAAGLQPAICHLANSAGLLAHGPETRFSGVRIGDGIYGLYTSPEVRKKSPVSLRLSFRWEATISNVKQIAAGTSVGYGRTWVAPRETRLVTVQVGYADGYPRALSNCGTVLIHGISCPIRGRVCMDQMMVEDRSGKAAIGDSVILFGTCPETGATLDHFTFEEQSGTILQETLVHITDRVERIYETEDGR; from the coding sequence ATGAATGTGGCACGCGGTGCGGCGCATTCCAATGCGCGTTTGATTATACGATCGGATCGGATGGTAGAAAATGTGACGCAGCTTCGTCAGGCGTTTCCAAATCTTTTTTTCTTCGGCGTGCTCAAGTCGAATGCGTACGGGCTGGGAGCGGAGGTTCTCGCGCCTTTATTGGAGGCGCATGTGGACGGCTTTGCCGTGGCAACGGCGCAGGAAGCCTTTGCACTGCGTGATGCGGGCGTGCGAAAGCCCATTCTGAGTTTCGGTTATGTGGAGCCGCAGGATGTGCTGCCCATGGTGGAACGGGGCGTGCGCCCCGCTGTCGATTCTTTCGCGCTTGCGGAAGCCTTTTCGCAGGCGGCGCAGCGCTGCGGGAAAAAAGCGGCGATTCACCTCGCCGTCGACACCGGGCATCAACGCATCGGCTTTATTGCCGGTGCGCCGGAAAATCGAGCGCTTTATGAAAAAATCGCCGGGCTTCCGAATCTACGGATGGAAGGCACATACTCGCACCTATCCACGGCGGATGAGGCGGACCCTTCGTTCACGGAAGAGCAGGTGGCGCGTTTTGCGGCGGAGATCGCGGTACAGCGGGCGGCGGGACTGCAACCGGCGATTTGTCACCTTGCCAACAGCGCCGGTTTGTTGGCACATGGTCCGGAAACGCGCTTTTCCGGTGTGCGCATCGGCGATGGTATCTATGGATTGTATACGTCGCCGGAGGTGCGAAAAAAAAGTCCCGTTTCGCTTCGCCTGTCGTTTCGTTGGGAAGCGACGATTAGCAATGTCAAGCAAATTGCCGCGGGAACGTCGGTCGGATACGGAAGGACGTGGGTCGCGCCGCGCGAGACGCGCCTTGTGACCGTGCAGGTGGGCTACGCGGACGGCTATCCGCGCGCACTTTCCAATTGCGGGACCGTATTGATTCACGGCATTTCCTGTCCCATTCGCGGAAGAGTTTGCATGGACCAGATGATGGTGGAGGATCGCAGCGGGAAAGCCGCCATCGGCGACTCCGTGATTCTATTTGGCACGTGCCCGGAAACCGGAGCGACATTGGATCATTTTACTTTTGAAGAGCAGAGCGGTACAATCCTACAGGAAACGCTTGTCCATATCACGGATCGCGTGGAACGAATCTATGAAACGGAGGATGGCAGGTGA
- a CDS encoding NAD(P)H-hydrate dehydratase encodes MSVGIDIVKIERIAHLQRHKNFLDKVFTQRERAYIEQNGAKAVTVAGLFAAKEAIAKVLGRGIGPVPFQAIEIVHDAAGKPSAQLSGDGAALFQERGFSELQLSISHESEYATAIALGFGKPQPPHCSAVSIQPELALSLLHRDRQGYKTQYGRIGLIGGSTGMAGSICMSAQAAMRTGAGMSYAIVPASLATVVQCKLTETIVRPIADDGRGCFTMRTISDVLRAAEGCDVLAIGPGLGRDSDTPVWLRMLLENTRVPVVLDADALYAAAQDRSMLALCRGRCVITPHEAEMSRLTGASLPQIRARRAQIATEFAAEHGILVVLKGADTVISDGSVYYLNNTGNPGMATAGSGDVLTGMMAALFGYGYPLRLAVRLACYLHGVAGDLAREEKGEDGMIATDIIAQIPYALKMMKEIVE; translated from the coding sequence GTGAGTGTCGGGATTGATATCGTAAAAATTGAACGGATCGCGCACTTGCAGCGCCACAAAAACTTTCTGGATAAAGTTTTTACGCAGAGGGAGCGCGCCTATATCGAACAAAACGGTGCCAAAGCGGTGACGGTGGCCGGTCTTTTTGCGGCGAAGGAAGCGATCGCAAAGGTGTTGGGGCGGGGGATCGGTCCGGTGCCTTTTCAGGCGATCGAAATCGTACATGATGCGGCAGGAAAGCCCAGTGCACAGTTGTCGGGCGACGGCGCCGCGCTTTTTCAGGAACGGGGATTCTCCGAGCTGCAGCTTTCGATTTCCCATGAATCCGAATACGCGACAGCGATAGCGCTGGGTTTTGGAAAACCGCAGCCACCGCATTGCAGTGCAGTATCCATCCAACCGGAGTTGGCGTTGTCCCTGCTGCACCGCGACCGACAGGGCTATAAAACGCAATATGGTCGCATCGGGTTGATCGGCGGATCGACGGGCATGGCGGGCTCAATTTGCATGAGCGCACAGGCGGCGATGCGCACGGGTGCGGGCATGAGTTACGCCATTGTTCCGGCAAGCCTTGCAACGGTCGTGCAGTGCAAACTAACGGAGACGATTGTGCGCCCGATTGCCGACGACGGACGCGGCTGTTTTACGATGCGCACGATTTCCGATGTCCTGCGAGCAGCGGAAGGATGCGATGTTTTGGCGATCGGTCCGGGGCTGGGACGCGATTCGGATACGCCGGTCTGGTTGCGCATGCTATTGGAGAATACGCGCGTGCCGGTTGTATTGGATGCCGATGCGCTCTATGCGGCGGCGCAGGATCGTTCGATGTTGGCATTGTGCCGCGGACGCTGTGTCATTACCCCGCATGAAGCGGAAATGAGCCGTCTGACGGGGGCATCCCTGCCGCAAATTCGTGCCCGGCGTGCCCAAATTGCAACGGAGTTTGCCGCTGAACACGGCATTTTGGTCGTCCTCAAGGGAGCAGATACGGTCATTTCGGACGGCTCCGTATACTATTTGAACAATACGGGAAATCCCGGGATGGCAACGGCGGGTTCGGGCGATGTCTTGACCGGAATGATGGCCGCCCTGTTCGGGTATGGGTACCCGCTTCGCTTGGCGGTGCGTCTGGCATGCTACCTACACGGGGTGGCGGGCGATCTGGCGCGGGAAGAAAAAGGCGAAGACGGAATGATTGCAACGGATATTATTGCGCAGATTCCCTATGCGCTGAAAATGATGAAGGAGATTGTCGAATGA
- a CDS encoding amidohydrolase → MNLLFENVTIVTMDESHTIFPKGHVRIEGNRIVEVSDRPHAAPRGARRIDATGRVLMPGLINCHTHSAMSLLRNYGNDVALQSWLEDYMWPMEAHLDAEAIATGAMLNCCEMIETGTTSFVDMYYEMDAVARVVEACGMRALLARGMTGPDDGTRIREQRALYRDWHGKADGRIEVMIGPHAIYTNDLASLRAQTELGKELGCGFHIHLNETEKEIEDCLATYGKPPILIFDELGMLDERTIGAHCVWLSEEEIDCLAERHANCCYNPASNMKLASGFMPVQALLDRGINVCIGTDGAASNNRQDLLADMHLGSLIAKGSSRNPLAVTARTMLEMATVNGAKALGKKDELGVIAPGKLADLILVDFRNAHHTPCNDIEAALVYSTTGSDVTWSVVNGKVLMEERALQTMDADQVRQKAQAVWAHLQKQEAGRECRD, encoded by the coding sequence ATGAATCTTCTCTTTGAAAATGTCACCATCGTTACGATGGATGAAAGTCATACAATTTTCCCCAAGGGGCATGTACGAATCGAAGGCAACCGCATTGTCGAGGTCTCCGATCGGCCGCACGCCGCCCCGCGCGGGGCGCGTCGGATTGACGCTACGGGGCGCGTTCTTATGCCGGGGCTGATCAATTGTCACACGCACAGCGCGATGAGCCTGTTGCGCAATTACGGAAACGACGTGGCATTGCAGAGCTGGCTGGAAGACTATATGTGGCCGATGGAAGCGCATCTGGACGCCGAAGCGATCGCCACCGGTGCCATGCTCAATTGCTGTGAGATGATTGAAACGGGTACGACGAGTTTTGTCGATATGTACTACGAGATGGATGCAGTTGCGCGCGTCGTCGAGGCGTGCGGGATGCGCGCACTTTTGGCGCGCGGTATGACGGGACCGGACGATGGGACGCGCATTCGGGAGCAGCGCGCCCTGTATCGCGATTGGCATGGGAAAGCCGATGGTCGCATTGAGGTCATGATCGGGCCGCATGCCATTTATACCAATGACTTGGCTTCGCTGCGTGCCCAGACGGAGTTGGGGAAAGAATTGGGCTGCGGTTTTCATATTCATCTGAACGAGACGGAAAAAGAAATTGAGGACTGCCTTGCCACCTATGGCAAGCCCCCGATCCTTATTTTCGACGAACTTGGGATGTTGGATGAACGCACGATCGGTGCACACTGCGTCTGGCTCAGTGAAGAGGAGATTGACTGTCTTGCCGAACGCCACGCAAATTGCTGCTATAATCCGGCGAGCAATATGAAATTGGCGAGCGGTTTTATGCCCGTGCAAGCGTTACTCGATCGCGGCATTAACGTCTGTATCGGCACCGACGGCGCGGCATCGAATAACCGACAGGATTTGTTGGCGGATATGCACCTTGGCTCGCTGATTGCCAAGGGTTCTTCGCGCAATCCATTGGCGGTAACGGCGCGCACGATGCTGGAGATGGCGACCGTGAACGGCGCAAAAGCGTTGGGAAAGAAGGATGAACTGGGCGTCATTGCACCGGGAAAATTAGCGGATCTGATTCTCGTCGATTTTCGCAATGCGCATCACACGCCCTGCAACGATATCGAGGCGGCGCTCGTGTATTCGACGACGGGCAGCGACGTGACGTGGAGCGTGGTCAACGGAAAAGTGCTCATGGAAGAAAGGGCACTTCAAACGATGGATGCCGATCAGGTGCGCCAAAAGGCACAGGCGGTTTGGGCGCATCTCCAGAAACAGGAGGCGGGGCGTGAGTGTCGGGATTGA
- a CDS encoding GTP pyrophosphokinase family protein, producing the protein MFKLKLKEFVFIDEVIAYKHALRFSLSEAQSELDHFFLSIFRDDDHFVNYTSRIKEDESLKEKLIRRNYMRRFDNAEAVFDSISDILGCRIECRFIDDEAVVFRQLLRYFPKERENGYFRSDRDPRIELNLHAPQPARQQNGFHSYRIDGRFFGDRVFNFELQIKSIVNLFWNEIDHKILYKNYNYIVSEQFVREIMDSIRGNLSIIDRQMQMVQNHLRRLESDGLTDPGQQIRTMIGRILQDAYIVKLRDIDGIRLDFRKPTVLLTDYLFAKVQYESREEYAAEFVRLMEGAMHVDYREMHFGERISFEQSIHYAGTSVAKLGKKLEEEVNEGLLWNIIVHILLGLNAHRRPEEELRTFVDYLYFRIIHSVRTCVHRCGRPEKESDFLTERITDRVVDLLCNDFLPEHFTECELANLQKTLAGPLAAWESGRAPAEAVISYLSPTTLFLFEERNLDESSL; encoded by the coding sequence GTGTTCAAACTGAAGCTGAAGGAATTTGTATTCATCGATGAAGTGATTGCCTATAAACACGCATTGCGTTTCTCCCTTTCCGAGGCGCAGAGCGAGTTGGATCATTTTTTTCTTTCGATTTTTCGGGATGATGATCACTTTGTCAACTACACCTCCCGTATCAAAGAAGATGAAAGTTTGAAGGAGAAATTGATTCGCCGCAATTATATGCGACGTTTTGACAATGCGGAGGCGGTGTTTGATTCGATCTCGGATATTCTAGGGTGCCGGATCGAATGTCGCTTTATAGACGATGAGGCGGTAGTATTCCGGCAATTGCTCCGTTATTTTCCCAAAGAGCGGGAAAACGGCTATTTCCGTTCGGATCGCGATCCGCGCATTGAGCTGAATCTTCACGCGCCCCAACCGGCGCGACAACAGAACGGTTTTCACAGCTATCGAATCGACGGCCGTTTTTTTGGCGACCGCGTTTTTAATTTTGAGCTGCAAATCAAATCCATTGTCAATTTGTTTTGGAATGAAATTGATCACAAAATTCTCTACAAGAATTATAACTATATTGTATCCGAGCAGTTTGTCCGCGAAATCATGGACTCGATCCGCGGCAACCTGTCCATTATCGACCGCCAGATGCAGATGGTGCAAAACCACCTGCGTCGCTTAGAGAGCGACGGGCTGACCGATCCTGGGCAGCAGATCCGCACGATGATCGGGCGCATTCTCCAAGATGCTTATATTGTGAAATTGCGCGATATCGACGGGATTCGACTCGATTTTCGCAAGCCGACGGTACTCCTGACCGATTATCTTTTTGCAAAAGTGCAATACGAGTCCCGCGAAGAGTACGCGGCGGAGTTCGTACGCCTCATGGAAGGGGCCATGCACGTGGATTACCGGGAAATGCATTTCGGCGAACGCATTTCTTTTGAACAATCCATTCATTATGCGGGCACTTCCGTAGCGAAATTGGGCAAAAAGCTGGAAGAAGAGGTCAATGAAGGACTGTTGTGGAACATCATTGTGCATATTCTACTCGGACTTAATGCACACCGCAGACCGGAGGAGGAATTGCGCACCTTTGTCGACTACCTCTATTTTCGCATCATTCATTCGGTGCGGACCTGTGTGCACCGTTGCGGGCGCCCGGAAAAGGAGAGCGATTTTTTGACTGAGCGCATTACCGATCGCGTTGTCGATCTCCTGTGCAACGACTTTTTACCGGAACACTTCACCGAATGCGAACTCGCCAATTTGCAAAAAACGCTGGCGGGACCGCTTGCCGCTTGGGAAAGCGGTCGTGCACCTGCAGAAGCCGTGATCTCCTATCTCTCCCCGACCACCCTGTTTTTATTTGAAGAAAGGAACCTCGATGAATCTTCTCTTTGA
- a CDS encoding CoA pyrophosphatase, giving the protein MPDRTSQPSPLTAFRTRDVHWIGEQKWRRYAVLLPLFRKKGEVHVLFEKRARTLHQQPSETSFPGGRIEARETAQQAAVRETCEELCVIKEQIRIFGPADRYLSHTHRKIEPFIGALDEYRGTYSADEVAYPFSVPLSALMEMEPTVYRNTLVQTADEHFPYDLVPGGKEYPWEYGTHEILFYHWGEEVIWGITARILHAALPLIRMYRLAEYV; this is encoded by the coding sequence ATGCCTGATCGGACGTCCCAACCCTCGCCGCTGACGGCGTTTCGCACACGCGATGTGCACTGGATTGGAGAGCAAAAGTGGCGGCGGTACGCCGTATTGCTGCCGCTTTTCCGAAAAAAAGGTGAGGTGCACGTCCTTTTTGAAAAAAGGGCGCGCACATTGCACCAGCAGCCGAGTGAGACGAGCTTTCCGGGCGGGCGGATCGAAGCGCGGGAAACGGCGCAGCAGGCGGCAGTGCGCGAAACCTGTGAAGAATTGTGCGTAATAAAGGAACAAATTCGCATTTTTGGACCGGCGGACCGCTACCTTTCTCATACGCACCGGAAGATTGAGCCCTTTATCGGGGCGTTAGACGAATACCGGGGAACCTACAGCGCGGATGAGGTCGCCTATCCCTTTTCCGTGCCGCTTTCCGCATTGATGGAGATGGAACCGACGGTCTATCGAAATACGCTGGTGCAGACGGCGGATGAACACTTTCCCTATGATTTGGTTCCGGGCGGCAAAGAGTATCCTTGGGAGTACGGAACACATGAAATTCTTTTTTACCACTGGGGGGAAGAAGTCATCTGGGGCATCACCGCCCGCATTTTACATGCCGCACTGCCACTGATTCGCATGTATCGTTTGGCAGAATACGTATAA
- a CDS encoding NADPH-dependent oxidoreductase, with protein MFENAVIQLQQNHRSIREFTGAPVEEEKRQALYDVFCKTPSSMGLQQCSIVRVRDAEKRKKIAEWGNQEYIARAPELWIYVVDTYRNGQIAQEKGTSGQSDRSMDFFFQGFTDAILAAQNVNVAVESMGMGGCFIGNILNNPQGLCALLELPAGVFPALGYIFGYPNQKPEKKPRMEASLRVFEDSYQKQESYLEALAEYDEVMHTYYDLRQANRRVDRFTDQVAAKVGAVSKSRQSILQFVREQGFALFAEEEAPDA; from the coding sequence ATGTTTGAAAATGCAGTCATCCAATTACAGCAAAATCATCGCAGCATTCGCGAGTTCACGGGTGCGCCGGTAGAAGAAGAAAAGCGACAGGCCTTGTATGATGTTTTTTGCAAAACGCCGAGTTCCATGGGATTGCAGCAGTGCTCAATTGTGCGCGTGCGAGATGCGGAAAAGCGGAAGAAAATTGCGGAGTGGGGCAACCAGGAATACATTGCTCGCGCGCCGGAGCTGTGGATCTATGTCGTCGACACGTATCGAAACGGCCAGATTGCCCAAGAAAAAGGAACGTCAGGACAGTCGGATCGCTCTATGGATTTCTTTTTTCAGGGGTTTACGGATGCAATTCTTGCCGCGCAGAATGTCAATGTGGCGGTGGAGTCCATGGGCATGGGCGGCTGTTTTATCGGAAACATACTGAATAATCCGCAGGGGTTGTGTGCCCTGCTGGAATTGCCGGCGGGTGTTTTTCCCGCGTTGGGTTATATTTTCGGCTATCCCAATCAAAAACCGGAGAAAAAGCCGCGCATGGAGGCTTCGCTGCGCGTCTTTGAAGACAGCTATCAAAAGCAGGAGAGCTATCTGGAAGCCCTGGCCGAATACGATGAAGTGATGCACACGTATTACGACTTGCGGCAGGCGAATCGCCGGGTCGATCGCTTCACCGATCAGGTTGCGGCGAAAGTCGGCGCTGTTTCCAAATCGCGGCAGAGTATTCTGCAATTTGTACGGGAACAGGGTTTTGCGCTCTTTGCGGAGGAAGAAGCGCCCGATGCCTGA
- a CDS encoding V-type ATP synthase subunit D — translation MTRLNVSPTRMVYTTLKTRLATSRRGYKLLKDKQDELMRRFIALARKNRTLRSEVEEALAASFRSFSMASAVMRPEMLENALSASRQQMRVGVETKNVMSVRIPQFHFERRGEDGREASIYPYGFLQTSAELDEALYGLNQVMDKLLELTQVEKSCQLMASEIESTRRRVNALEYRTIPDLEETIAYIRMKLDENDRATITRLLKVKDLISKAQET, via the coding sequence ATGACCCGGTTGAATGTCAGCCCGACGCGCATGGTCTATACGACGCTGAAAACGCGTTTGGCGACCTCGCGCCGCGGCTATAAACTCTTAAAGGACAAACAGGATGAATTGATGCGCCGATTCATCGCTCTGGCACGGAAGAACCGCACACTGCGCAGCGAGGTGGAAGAGGCATTGGCAGCGTCCTTTCGGTCGTTTTCGATGGCGAGTGCGGTGATGCGCCCGGAGATGTTGGAAAATGCGCTCAGCGCATCCCGCCAACAGATGCGCGTCGGTGTGGAGACAAAAAACGTCATGAGCGTGCGCATTCCGCAGTTTCACTTTGAACGTCGCGGGGAAGACGGGCGAGAAGCGAGCATCTATCCGTACGGGTTTTTGCAGACTTCGGCGGAATTGGATGAAGCGCTGTACGGGCTGAATCAGGTCATGGACAAGCTGTTGGAATTGACCCAGGTGGAGAAAAGCTGTCAATTGATGGCTTCGGAAATAGAATCCACGCGCCGGCGCGTCAATGCGCTGGAGTATCGCACCATTCCGGATCTGGAGGAGACCATTGCTTACATCCGAATGAAGCTGGATGAAAATGACCGTGCGACCATCACTCGTCTGCTCAAGGTCAAGGACTTGATTTCAAAGGCACAGGAGACTTAA